In the genome of Caulobacter flavus, the window CGGGAGAGGCGTCATGGAAGAAGAGATCCCATTCGTCGAACTTACCGCGGGCATCGTCGCGGCCTTCGTCGGCGGTAACGCCGTGCCGGCTTCGGAGATGCCGGCCCTGATCCGCAGCGTCCACGACGCGCTCAGGGCCGTCGGTTCTCCCGAGACCGCCGCGCCCGAGCCCAAGGAGCCTGCCGTGCCGGTTCGCCGCTCGGTGACGCCCGACTACATCATCTGCCTGGAGGACGGC includes:
- a CDS encoding MucR family transcriptional regulator — encoded protein: MEEEIPFVELTAGIVAAFVGGNAVPASEMPALIRSVHDALRAVGSPETAAPEPKEPAVPVRRSVTPDYIICLEDGRRFKSLKRHLRTQYDMSPEDYREKWGLPSDYPMVAPNYAKARSELARQMGLGQTGRGAGKGRKG